One Sphingopyxis macrogoltabida genomic region harbors:
- a CDS encoding quinone-dependent dihydroorotate dehydrogenase — MSLFASAADTAYALVRPLVHATDGEAAHNLTLNALQPLPRARHALTSAALATELAGLHFPNPVGLAPGFDKDARVAHAMPHFGFGFVEVGTLTPLPQEGNPRPRLFRLVEDGAVINRMGFNNGGQEKAAERIACLRRFGLPVPLGINIGANKDSVDRIADYAKGTAAMAPLADYLTVNISSPNTPGLRALQDRGALEALLDGVAAAQPADGAKPVFLKVAPDLEPADIDDIVAVAFDKGLAAVIVSNTTIERPALASRHAGEAGGLSGAPLAGLALQRVRDFRSASGGKLPLVAAGGIASAEQAWERIRAGASLIQIYSAMVYEGPGLAGRIARGLETLAARDGFTRVADAVGVGE, encoded by the coding sequence ATGTCGCTCTTCGCTTCCGCCGCCGATACCGCCTATGCGCTCGTCCGTCCGCTGGTGCACGCCACCGATGGCGAGGCGGCGCATAATCTGACCCTGAACGCGCTCCAGCCGCTGCCGCGTGCGCGCCATGCGCTGACCAGTGCGGCGCTGGCGACCGAGCTCGCCGGTTTGCACTTCCCGAACCCGGTCGGTCTTGCGCCGGGGTTCGACAAGGATGCGCGCGTTGCGCACGCGATGCCGCATTTCGGTTTCGGCTTCGTCGAGGTCGGCACGCTGACCCCGCTGCCGCAGGAGGGCAACCCGCGCCCGCGCCTGTTCCGCCTCGTCGAGGACGGCGCGGTGATCAACCGCATGGGCTTCAACAATGGCGGTCAGGAAAAGGCGGCCGAACGGATCGCCTGCCTGCGCCGGTTCGGGTTGCCGGTGCCGCTCGGCATCAACATTGGCGCCAACAAGGACAGCGTGGACCGCATCGCCGACTATGCGAAGGGCACGGCGGCGATGGCGCCGCTGGCCGACTATCTGACGGTCAATATCAGCTCGCCGAACACGCCGGGCCTCCGCGCCTTGCAGGATCGCGGCGCGCTCGAGGCTTTGCTCGACGGCGTCGCCGCGGCGCAGCCGGCGGATGGCGCGAAGCCCGTGTTTCTCAAGGTCGCGCCCGATCTTGAACCCGCCGACATCGACGACATCGTCGCCGTCGCCTTCGACAAGGGGCTGGCCGCGGTGATCGTGTCGAACACGACGATCGAGCGGCCGGCGCTCGCCTCGCGCCATGCGGGCGAGGCGGGCGGGCTGTCGGGGGCGCCGCTGGCAGGCCTTGCGCTCCAGCGGGTCCGCGATTTCCGGAGCGCCAGCGGCGGCAAGTTGCCGCTCGTCGCGGCGGGCGGCATTGCTTCGGCCGAACAGGCGTGGGAACGGATTCGTGCGGGGGCCAGCCTGATCCAGATCTATTCGGCGATGGTCTATGAAGGACCGGGGCTCGCGGGGCGCATCGCGCGCGGGCTCGAAACGCTGGCGGCGCGCGATGGCTTTACGCGGGTCGCCGATGCGGTGGGGGTAGGAGAATAG
- a CDS encoding DUF885 domain-containing protein has protein sequence MVSHLRLAARLSSGLLVLALAGCASVTADPVAATPTAPVPAGPPAGAGLAGFFDKYDAAQLSLSPQSKAYRGIRDADYGKWDDPSDESEVATHKLQQATAEAMRGSFDPARLSADDALSFELFNAQAERADRLFAFRDHGYLFDQMNGAQSRLPAFLINIHRVSNVAEAEAYVERIRGLGPVLDSLTAQSAERAAKGLQPPKWVYAYVISDIGNLLKPDNAVVEDLAAKVGKLDIAAAEKTRLVAAAGAAWRESAGPAYERLRAEMQRQQASAPTEDGVWRMPDGGAYYAALLANYTTTDMTAAQIHDLGLSEVARIHGEMKKIMAQVGFKGSLPQFFAHLRDSPQYYYTTREAYLAEVDAKVKAMEARLPAFFNMLPKAPLQVKAVEAFREKSAGKAFYQSPSPDGSRPGTYYVNLYDLRDMSKTELEALAYHEGVPGHHLQRAVQTELTGLPPFRRFGGFTAYTEGWGLYSEELAKDMGFYTDPYSDFGRLGMELWRACRLVVDTGIHDKRWSREQAIQYLKDNTPNPQGDIEKAIERYIVYPGQATAYLIGKLKIMELRGRAQAALGGRFDIRAFHDVVLESGPVPLDILERRVDAWIATQKG, from the coding sequence ATGGTGTCGCACCTTCGCCTTGCCGCCAGGCTGTCCAGCGGCTTGCTCGTCCTCGCGCTCGCGGGGTGCGCATCGGTCACCGCCGATCCGGTCGCAGCCACGCCCACCGCGCCCGTTCCCGCGGGTCCACCCGCCGGCGCGGGGCTTGCCGGATTCTTTGACAAATATGACGCGGCGCAGCTGTCGCTGTCGCCCCAGAGCAAGGCCTATCGCGGCATCCGCGACGCCGACTATGGCAAATGGGACGACCCGAGCGACGAAAGCGAGGTCGCGACGCACAAGCTGCAGCAGGCAACGGCGGAGGCGATGCGCGGCAGTTTCGACCCGGCCCGGCTCTCGGCCGACGACGCGCTGTCGTTCGAACTGTTCAATGCGCAGGCCGAACGTGCCGACCGCCTGTTCGCCTTTCGCGACCATGGCTATCTCTTCGACCAGATGAACGGCGCGCAGAGCCGCCTGCCCGCCTTTCTGATCAACATCCACCGCGTGTCGAACGTCGCCGAGGCCGAGGCCTATGTCGAACGGATCCGCGGCCTCGGCCCGGTGCTCGATTCGCTGACCGCGCAGTCTGCGGAGCGCGCCGCCAAGGGTCTGCAGCCACCCAAATGGGTCTACGCCTATGTGATTTCGGACATCGGCAATCTGCTCAAACCCGACAATGCGGTGGTCGAGGACCTCGCCGCCAAGGTCGGCAAGCTGGACATTGCCGCGGCGGAAAAGACACGCCTCGTCGCCGCAGCCGGGGCGGCGTGGCGCGAAAGCGCTGGCCCCGCCTATGAACGGCTGCGCGCCGAAATGCAGCGCCAGCAGGCAAGCGCGCCGACCGAGGACGGCGTATGGCGGATGCCGGACGGCGGCGCCTATTATGCCGCGCTGCTGGCGAACTACACGACGACCGACATGACCGCCGCGCAAATCCACGACCTCGGCCTGTCCGAAGTCGCGCGCATCCACGGCGAAATGAAGAAAATCATGGCGCAAGTGGGCTTCAAGGGCAGCTTGCCACAATTTTTCGCACATCTGCGCGACAGCCCGCAATATTATTACACCACCCGCGAAGCCTATCTGGCCGAGGTCGATGCGAAGGTGAAGGCGATGGAGGCGCGGCTGCCGGCCTTCTTCAACATGCTGCCCAAGGCGCCGTTGCAGGTGAAGGCGGTCGAGGCGTTCCGCGAAAAATCGGCCGGCAAGGCTTTCTACCAGTCGCCCTCGCCCGACGGGTCGCGCCCGGGCACCTATTATGTGAATCTCTATGACCTGCGCGACATGTCGAAGACCGAGCTCGAGGCGCTCGCCTATCATGAGGGGGTGCCCGGCCATCACCTCCAGCGCGCGGTGCAGACCGAACTCACCGGCCTGCCGCCCTTCCGCCGCTTCGGCGGCTTCACCGCCTATACCGAGGGCTGGGGCCTCTATTCGGAAGAGCTTGCCAAGGACATGGGCTTCTATACCGATCCCTACAGCGATTTCGGCCGGCTGGGGATGGAGCTGTGGCGCGCGTGCCGGCTCGTCGTCGACACCGGCATCCACGACAAGCGCTGGAGCCGCGAGCAGGCGATCCAGTATCTCAAGGACAATACGCCGAACCCGCAAGGCGACATCGAAAAGGCGATCGAACGCTATATCGTCTATCCGGGACAGGCGACCGCCTATCTGATCGGCAAGCTCAAGATCATGGAACTCCGCGGCCGTGCGCAGGCGGCGCTCGGCGGCCGCTTCGACATCCGCGCCTTTCACGACGTCGTGCTCGAATCGGGCCCGGTGCCGCTCGACATATTGGAGCGCCGCGTCGACGCATGGATTGCGACGCAGAAGGGCTAG
- a CDS encoding AraC family transcriptional regulator encodes MSDDISSPGGVDGEAPFELHYFPPDPDLADMVSSFYAARVNMPRFDEYERADRPQFRFVTAADGEYVFADGHRAQVCNANIVGPTSGRVRAISNCPTRMFGFGMLPAGWAALMGDDAEKLTDRAIDAADLFGDWIGEVAAALENAADTAEQLVIGNNFVREILKRNEPAPMWFIRTVDRWLTESASPQVPELVDATGMSIRSVERMTKHYYGLSPRMLARKYRAVRAASALARGEGLDAAALGDAFYDQSHLIREIKRFAGATPGQLGKPSRYTEATTRGRKELAGKVSPLVSET; translated from the coding sequence ATGTCGGATGATATTTCCTCGCCAGGCGGCGTGGACGGCGAAGCGCCGTTCGAACTGCATTATTTCCCGCCCGATCCCGATCTGGCGGATATGGTGTCGAGCTTTTACGCCGCGCGCGTCAACATGCCGCGCTTCGACGAATATGAGCGCGCCGACCGCCCGCAATTCCGGTTCGTGACCGCCGCCGACGGCGAATATGTCTTCGCCGACGGCCACCGGGCGCAGGTCTGCAATGCCAATATCGTCGGCCCGACGAGCGGCCGGGTGCGCGCGATCAGCAATTGCCCGACGCGCATGTTCGGCTTCGGCATGCTCCCCGCCGGCTGGGCCGCGCTGATGGGCGACGACGCCGAAAAGCTGACCGACCGCGCGATTGACGCCGCCGACCTGTTCGGCGACTGGATCGGCGAGGTCGCCGCCGCACTCGAAAATGCCGCCGACACTGCCGAGCAACTGGTGATCGGCAATAATTTCGTCCGCGAAATCCTGAAACGCAACGAGCCCGCGCCGATGTGGTTCATCCGCACCGTCGACCGCTGGCTGACCGAGAGCGCGTCGCCGCAGGTGCCCGAGCTGGTCGATGCGACCGGCATGTCGATCCGCTCGGTCGAGCGGATGACCAAACATTATTACGGCCTGTCGCCGCGCATGCTGGCGCGCAAATATCGCGCCGTCCGCGCGGCGTCGGCGCTGGCGCGCGGCGAAGGGCTCGACGCCGCGGCGCTCGGCGACGCCTTTTACGACCAGTCGCACCTGATCCGCGAGATCAAGCGCTTTGCCGGCGCCACCCCGGGCCAGCTCGGCAAGCCCTCGCGCTATACCGAAGCGACGACGCGCGGCCGCAAGGAACTGGCCGGCAAGGTCAGCCCGCTGGTCTCCGAAACCTGA
- a CDS encoding SUF system Fe-S cluster assembly regulator: MRLSNLADYAVVLMSAAARQCGSVPIHAGMLAEQTGIPGPTAQKLVSGLARAGLLVASRGSGGGVRLARPAAAISVADIIEAVEGPIALTSCVSEGRHDCSLEGSCKVQPHWGVVNGAVRGALAQISLASLSVTPRKSNPFVSSEVETLLGSAPTTGLSTSLEANGILL, encoded by the coding sequence ATGCGCCTGTCGAACCTTGCCGATTATGCCGTGGTGCTGATGAGCGCCGCCGCCCGCCAGTGCGGGTCGGTGCCGATTCACGCCGGCATGCTCGCCGAGCAGACGGGGATTCCCGGACCCACGGCGCAGAAGCTGGTGAGCGGGCTGGCCCGCGCCGGGCTGCTCGTGGCCTCGCGCGGCAGCGGCGGCGGGGTGCGCCTCGCGCGGCCCGCGGCGGCGATCAGCGTCGCCGATATCATCGAAGCGGTCGAGGGACCGATCGCGCTCACGTCCTGCGTGTCCGAAGGGCGGCACGACTGCTCGCTCGAGGGCAGTTGCAAGGTGCAGCCGCACTGGGGCGTCGTGAACGGCGCCGTCCGCGGCGCACTGGCGCAGATCAGCCTCGCAAGCCTGAGCGTAACACCCCGCAAATCAAACCCGTTCGTGTCGAGCGAAGTCGAGACACTCCTCGGCAGCGCACCCACGACGGGCCTCTCGACTTCGCTCGAGGCGAACGGAATTCTTCTATGA
- the sufB gene encoding Fe-S cluster assembly protein SufB, with amino-acid sequence MTDSTDTPLKDQAAHDAAAKVADYEHGWSSAIETDFAPKGLTEDTVRFISAKKNEPEWMLDWRLKAFRHWQTMETPDWAKLNVPPIDYQDAYYYAAPKAKPKLSSLDEVDPEILEVYKKLGIPIEEQKVLAGVEGARKVAVDAVFDSVSVATTFREELKRAGVIFLSISEAIREYPELVKKWLGKVVPMHDNYFATLNCAVFSDGTFVYVPEGVRCPMELSTYFRINAENTGQFERTLIVADKGAYVSYLEGCTAPMRDENQLHAAVVELVALDDAEIKYSTVQNWYPGNAEGLGGIYNFVTKRALCQGKRSKVSWTQVETGSAITWKYPSCVLNGDDSVGEFYSVAVTNNFQQADTGTKMIHNGKRTRSTIVSKGISAGKSNNTYRGIVRVAPNAEGVRNFTQCDSLLLGDQCGAHTVPYIEVRNPTATVEHEATTSKISDDQLFYAMQRGLGQEEAVALIVNGFAKEVLQQLPMEFAVEAQKLLGISLEGSVG; translated from the coding sequence ATGACCGACAGCACCGATACCCCCCTCAAGGATCAGGCCGCGCACGACGCCGCCGCCAAAGTCGCCGATTATGAGCATGGCTGGTCCTCGGCCATCGAGACCGACTTTGCGCCCAAGGGGCTGACCGAGGATACGGTCCGCTTTATTTCGGCGAAGAAGAACGAGCCGGAATGGATGCTCGACTGGCGGCTGAAGGCGTTCCGCCACTGGCAGACGATGGAGACGCCCGACTGGGCGAAGCTCAACGTCCCGCCGATCGACTATCAGGACGCCTATTATTATGCGGCGCCGAAGGCGAAGCCTAAGCTGTCGTCGCTCGACGAGGTCGACCCCGAAATCCTCGAGGTCTATAAAAAGCTCGGCATCCCGATCGAGGAGCAGAAGGTGCTCGCGGGCGTCGAGGGCGCGCGCAAGGTCGCGGTCGACGCGGTGTTCGACAGCGTCAGCGTCGCGACGACCTTCCGCGAGGAACTGAAGCGCGCGGGCGTGATCTTCCTGTCGATCTCCGAAGCGATCCGCGAATATCCCGAGCTGGTGAAGAAGTGGCTCGGCAAGGTCGTGCCGATGCACGACAATTATTTCGCGACGCTCAATTGCGCGGTCTTCTCCGACGGGACGTTTGTTTACGTGCCCGAGGGCGTGCGCTGCCCGATGGAGCTCAGCACCTATTTCCGCATCAATGCCGAGAATACGGGGCAGTTCGAGCGGACTTTGATCGTCGCCGACAAGGGCGCGTACGTCTCCTACCTCGAAGGCTGCACCGCGCCGATGCGCGACGAGAACCAGCTCCACGCCGCGGTGGTCGAACTGGTCGCATTGGACGATGCCGAGATCAAATATTCGACCGTCCAGAACTGGTACCCCGGCAATGCCGAGGGCCTCGGCGGCATCTATAATTTCGTGACCAAGCGCGCGCTCTGCCAGGGCAAGCGCAGCAAAGTGTCGTGGACGCAGGTCGAAACCGGCTCGGCGATCACGTGGAAATATCCGAGCTGCGTGCTCAACGGCGACGACAGCGTCGGCGAATTTTATTCGGTCGCGGTGACGAACAATTTCCAGCAGGCCGACACCGGCACCAAGATGATCCACAATGGCAAGCGCACGCGCTCGACCATCGTTTCGAAGGGGATCAGCGCGGGCAAGTCGAACAACACCTATCGCGGCATCGTCCGCGTCGCGCCGAATGCCGAGGGCGTGCGCAACTTCACCCAGTGCGACAGCCTGCTTCTCGGGGACCAGTGCGGTGCCCACACCGTGCCCTACATCGAGGTCCGCAACCCGACCGCGACCGTCGAGCATGAAGCGACGACGAGCAAGATCAGCGACGACCAGCTCTTTTACGCGATGCAGCGCGGGCTGGGACAGGAAGAAGCGGTGGCGCTGATCGTCAACGGCTTCGCCAAGGAAGTGCTGCAGCAACTGCCGATGGAATTTGCGGTCGAGGCGCAGAAGCTTCTGGGGATCAGCCTTGAGGGGAGCGTGGGGTGA